Proteins found in one Aquibium microcysteis genomic segment:
- a CDS encoding YraN family protein: protein MPAEARDRRFRAYRKGHRGEWLAALALMLKGYRIVARRHRTKLGEIDLIARRGDLVAIVEVKARPTLVQAMDAVGHEAQRRIEGAADLWLSKQRDHARLSLRFDIVAVLPRRWPVHVENAFQGRS, encoded by the coding sequence GTGCCGGCTGAAGCGCGCGACCGGCGCTTCCGCGCCTATCGCAAGGGCCACCGCGGCGAGTGGCTGGCCGCGCTCGCCCTGATGCTCAAGGGCTACCGCATCGTCGCCCGGCGCCATCGCACGAAGCTCGGCGAGATCGATCTGATCGCCCGGCGCGGCGATCTTGTCGCCATCGTCGAGGTGAAGGCACGGCCGACGCTCGTCCAGGCCATGGATGCCGTCGGCCACGAGGCGCAGCGCCGCATCGAAGGCGCGGCCGACCTCTGGCTTTCGAAGCAGCGCGACCACGCCCGCCTGTCTCTGCGCTTCGACATCGTCGCGGTGCTGCCGCGGCGCTGGCCGGTGCATGTCGAGAACGCCTTCCAGGGACGAAGCTGA
- a CDS encoding cyclase family protein, giving the protein MCHHCVIDGVKKSMLSRRDLFRGAAVAAGAAAIGAAAAPQPLFAQAAKPTRAEDLTHELYDMFPTFFGEQQLFYDQKFNYAQHKFNLFELRVNEHTGTHIDAPLHFSADGKSVAEIPVVDLVCPLVVIDIREKAAADADAQVTPDDIKAWTAANGDLPAGACVAMLSGWGQHVATEKFRNVGADGKTMHFPGFHIEAAQMLMESASGVKGIAVDTLSLDFGMSPDFAVHYAWLPSGRWGLECIANLESMPASGGTIVVGAPKVRGGTGGPSRVFGMA; this is encoded by the coding sequence ATGTGCCATCATTGCGTGATCGACGGCGTGAAGAAGAGCATGCTGTCGCGGCGTGACCTGTTCCGGGGTGCGGCGGTCGCCGCCGGCGCTGCGGCGATCGGTGCCGCGGCTGCGCCGCAGCCGCTGTTCGCCCAGGCGGCGAAGCCGACCCGGGCCGAGGACCTCACCCACGAACTCTACGACATGTTCCCGACCTTCTTCGGCGAGCAGCAGCTCTTCTACGACCAGAAGTTCAACTATGCGCAGCACAAGTTCAATCTTTTCGAACTGCGCGTGAACGAGCACACCGGCACCCACATCGACGCGCCGCTGCATTTCTCGGCGGACGGCAAGTCGGTGGCCGAGATCCCGGTGGTCGATCTGGTCTGCCCGCTCGTCGTCATCGACATCCGGGAAAAGGCGGCGGCCGACGCTGACGCGCAGGTGACGCCGGACGACATCAAGGCCTGGACGGCGGCGAACGGCGACCTGCCGGCCGGTGCCTGCGTGGCCATGCTGTCGGGCTGGGGCCAGCATGTCGCGACGGAGAAGTTCCGCAACGTCGGCGCCGACGGCAAGACCATGCATTTCCCCGGCTTCCACATCGAGGCCGCGCAGATGCTGATGGAGTCCGCCTCCGGGGTGAAGGGCATCGCCGTCGACACGCTCTCGCTGGACTTCGGCATGTCGCCCGACTTCGCGGTGCACTACGCTTGGCTGCCGTCCGGACGCTGGGGCCTGGAGTGCATCGCCAACCTCGAATCCATGCCGGCTTCTGGCGGAACGATCGTCGTCGGCGCGCCCAAGGTGCGTGGCGGTACGGGCGGGCCGTCGCGCGTCTTCGGCATGGCCTGA